GCGGCAGTGCCACCCCGGGCGAACTCGCCCGCAAGGAGCATGTGCAGCCGCCGTCGATGACCCGCATCGTGGCACTGCTGGAGGCCAAGGGCCTGGTCCGGCTGGAGCCGCACCCCGAGGACCGGCGCCAGAAGGTCGTCACCAAGACCGAGCAGGCCGAGGCCATGCTCGAGGAGAGCCGCGCCAAGCGCAACGCCTTCCTGGCCACGCTGGTCGACGGCCTCGACGAGGACGAGTGGGCGAAACTGCGCGCCGCCGCCCCCGTACTGGAGAAACTCGCACACCTGTAGACAGCCGCCACCTGTCGACAGCCGTCACCCGCAGGCAGCCAAGAGGAGGCGACCTTTTTGAGTTCGGGACCCGGAGCACACTCCGCCCCCGCACCGACCACCCACGAGACCCTTGCCGGGAAGCCCGCACCGGGCACCGGCAAGTCATCCAAGTCATCCATGTTCAGCTCCCTGAAGGTCAGGAACTACCGCCTGTTCTTCATGGGCCAGGTCGTCTCCAACATCGGCACCTGGATGCAGCGCATCGCCCAGGACTGGCTGGTGCTCAGCCTCACCGGCTCCGCCACCGCCGTCGGCGTCACGACGGCCCTCCAGTTCCTGCCGATGCTCCTCTTCGGCCTCTACGGCGGCGTCCTCGTCGACCGGCTGCCCAAGCGCCGAACACTCCTGTTCACCCAGTCCGCGATGGCCCTCACCGGCATCGCGCTCGCCGTCCTCAGCCTCTCCGGCCACGTCCAGGTCTGGCACGTCTACGTCGCCGCCTTCGCCGTCGGCCTCGCGACCGTCCTGGACAACCCGGCCCGCCAGACCTTCGTCTCCGAGATGGTCGGCCCCGACCAGCTCCAGAACGCGGTCAGCCTCAACTCCGCGAACTTCCAGTCGGCCCGGCTGATCGGCCCCGCCGTGGCCGGCGTGATGATCACCGGCGTCGGCACCGGCTGGGCGTTCCTCTTCAACGGCCTGTCCTTCGTCGCCCCCCTCGCCGGCCTGCTGCTGATGCGCTCGCGCGAACTGCACGTCGTCGAGCGCACCCCGCGCGGCAAGGGCCAGCTGCGGGAGGGCCTCCAGTACGTCGCCGGGCGCCCCGACCTGATCTGGACGATCGTCCTGGTCGGGTTCGTCAGCACCTTCGGCTTCAACTTCCCCGTCTACCTCTCCGCCTTCGCCGACGACGTCTTCCACGCGGGCGCGGGCTCCTACAGCCTCTTCAACACCCTGATGGCGGTGGGCTCGCTGGCGGGCGCCCTGCTCGCGGCCCGGCGCGGCACGGCCCGGATGCGGGTGCTGGTCGCCGGCGCGGTGGCCTTCGGCACGATGGAGATCGTGGCCTCCGCGGCACCCTCCCTGTGGCTGTTCGCCCTGCTCATGGCCCCGATCGGCATGTTCGGCATGACGGTCAACGTCACCGCCAACAGCAGCGTCCAGATGAGCACCGACCCGGCCATGCGGGGCCGGGTGATGGCCCTCTACATGATGGTGTTCATGGGCGGCGCCCCGATCGGCGCGCCGATCGCCGGCTGGATCACCGACGCCTACGGCGTCCGGGCGGGCCTGGCGTCGGGCGGCGCCGTCTCGGCGGCAGCGGCCCTCACCGTCGGCCTGGTCCTGGCCCGCATGGGCAACCTCCGCCTCTCGGTCGGCTGGCACCACGGTCACCCGAGCGTGCGCCTCGTCCCACGGGCGGACCGGGAACTGGCCACGGTGGCCTGACGGCGTGAGTCACCCGGAGGAGGCGGCAGGGGGCCGCACCCTCCGGGCCAGCACCTGGCCCGGCCACGCGTGTTCGCCGACGGTGTAGGCATCGGTCGAGGTGAAGCCGTTGGCCTCGTAGTACGCGACGAGCTTGCGGTCGTCGCCCGCGTAGCAGTCCACCCGCAGCAGCCCGACGCCCGCCCGCCGGGTCTCCTCGGCGGCGTGCGCGAGCAGGGCGCTGCCCACCCCGTGGCCCTTGAAGCGGCGGTCGGAGGCGAGCCAGTGGATGTACCGCTCGGGTTCCCCGGGCGGCGGGAGATGGGCCAGATACGCGCCGGGCGAGTCGGTGAGGGTGAGCGCGGCGGCCGGTACGCCGTCGGCCTCGGCGATGAACGCCCGGCCCTCGTCGATGTACCGGGCGACCGACTCCACCGTCTTCGTGCTCCGGGACAGGGGGTTCGTTCCCCACTGGCCGGGGCGCCCCTGCGCGACCAGCCACTCCACGCTGCTGTCGAGCATGGCGAGTATCACGGGGACGTCGTCGGGTCCGCCTTCTCTGATGGTGATCCGCATGACGCCCATCATGCCGGGCGGGCGGCCCCGCCGACCGGGAAACTCGGGGGCATGAGACTCTTCGCCGCCGTGCTGCCCCCGGACGACATCGCCGACGAACTCGCCGCCGTGACCGCCCGGT
This Streptomyces sp. NBC_00377 DNA region includes the following protein-coding sequences:
- a CDS encoding MarR family winged helix-turn-helix transcriptional regulator; protein product: MPDLTHGDDAAAVNSLRSAVMRLSRRLKHQRVDESLSPTEMSVLGTLSLCGSATPGELARKEHVQPPSMTRIVALLEAKGLVRLEPHPEDRRQKVVTKTEQAEAMLEESRAKRNAFLATLVDGLDEDEWAKLRAAAPVLEKLAHL
- a CDS encoding MFS transporter, which encodes MSSGPGAHSAPAPTTHETLAGKPAPGTGKSSKSSMFSSLKVRNYRLFFMGQVVSNIGTWMQRIAQDWLVLSLTGSATAVGVTTALQFLPMLLFGLYGGVLVDRLPKRRTLLFTQSAMALTGIALAVLSLSGHVQVWHVYVAAFAVGLATVLDNPARQTFVSEMVGPDQLQNAVSLNSANFQSARLIGPAVAGVMITGVGTGWAFLFNGLSFVAPLAGLLLMRSRELHVVERTPRGKGQLREGLQYVAGRPDLIWTIVLVGFVSTFGFNFPVYLSAFADDVFHAGAGSYSLFNTLMAVGSLAGALLAARRGTARMRVLVAGAVAFGTMEIVASAAPSLWLFALLMAPIGMFGMTVNVTANSSVQMSTDPAMRGRVMALYMMVFMGGAPIGAPIAGWITDAYGVRAGLASGGAVSAAAALTVGLVLARMGNLRLSVGWHHGHPSVRLVPRADRELATVA
- a CDS encoding GNAT family N-acetyltransferase, whose protein sequence is MRITIREGGPDDVPVILAMLDSSVEWLVAQGRPGQWGTNPLSRSTKTVESVARYIDEGRAFIAEADGVPAAALTLTDSPGAYLAHLPPPGEPERYIHWLASDRRFKGHGVGSALLAHAAEETRRAGVGLLRVDCYAGDDRKLVAYYEANGFTSTDAYTVGEHAWPGQVLARRVRPPAASSG